The Streptomyces europaeiscabiei genome window below encodes:
- a CDS encoding RtcB family protein: MSYVEIPGAKVPIRMWTDPASVEEGALQQLRNVATLPWIKGLAVMPDVHYGKGATVGSVIAMRGAVCPAAVGVDIGCGMSAVKTSLTANDLPGDLSRLRSKIEQAIPVGRGMHDDPVDPGQLHGFAAGGWDGFWGRFDGVADAVKFRHDRAEKQMGTLGGGNHFVEVCTDSDGSVWLMLHSGSRNIGKELAEHHIGIAQKLPHNQGLVDRDLAVFVADTPQMAAYRNDLFWAQEYAKFNRTIMMALLKDVVRREFKKAKPTFEAEISAHHNYVAEERYDGMDLLVTRKGAIRAGSGEYGIIPGSMGTGSYIVKGLGNEKAFNSASHGAGRRMSRTAAKRRFSTKDLEEQTRGVECRKDSGVVDEIPGAYKPIEQVIDQQRDLVQVVAKLKQVVCVKG; encoded by the coding sequence GTGTCGTACGTAGAGATACCGGGCGCGAAGGTACCCATCCGTATGTGGACCGATCCCGCGTCGGTCGAGGAGGGTGCCCTGCAGCAGCTCCGCAACGTGGCCACCCTCCCCTGGATCAAGGGTCTGGCCGTCATGCCGGACGTCCACTACGGCAAGGGCGCGACGGTCGGGTCCGTCATCGCGATGCGGGGGGCCGTCTGTCCCGCGGCGGTGGGCGTCGACATCGGCTGCGGAATGTCCGCGGTCAAGACGTCCCTGACGGCCAACGACCTGCCCGGCGATCTGTCCCGGCTGCGGTCGAAGATCGAGCAGGCGATCCCGGTGGGGCGGGGGATGCATGACGACCCCGTCGATCCGGGGCAGCTGCACGGGTTCGCCGCCGGGGGGTGGGACGGGTTCTGGGGACGGTTCGACGGGGTGGCGGATGCGGTCAAGTTCCGTCATGACCGGGCGGAGAAGCAGATGGGGACGCTGGGCGGAGGAAACCATTTTGTCGAAGTCTGCACCGATTCGGATGGTTCTGTCTGGCTGATGCTGCACTCCGGCTCCCGGAACATCGGCAAGGAGCTGGCGGAGCATCACATCGGCATCGCCCAGAAGCTCCCGCACAACCAGGGTCTGGTCGACCGCGACCTCGCCGTCTTCGTCGCGGACACCCCGCAGATGGCGGCGTACCGCAACGATCTGTTCTGGGCGCAGGAGTACGCGAAGTTCAACCGCACGATCATGATGGCGCTTCTCAAGGACGTCGTCCGCAGGGAGTTCAAGAAGGCGAAGCCGACCTTCGAGGCGGAGATCAGCGCGCACCACAACTACGTGGCCGAGGAGCGCTACGACGGCATGGACCTCCTGGTGACCCGTAAGGGTGCGATTCGCGCGGGGTCCGGCGAGTACGGGATCATCCCGGGCTCGATGGGTACGGGGTCGTACATCGTGAAGGGCCTCGGCAACGAGAAGGCGTTCAACTCGGCTTCGCACGGCGCCGGTCGGCGCATGAGCCGGACGGCGGCGAAGCGGCGCTTCTCGACCAAGGACCTGGAGGAGCAGACGCGGGGCGTGGAGTGCCGCAAGGACTCCGGCGTCGTGGACGAGATCCCGGGCGCCTACAAGCCGATCGAGCAGGTCATCGACCAGCAGCGGGACCTGGTGCAGGTGGTGGCGAAGCTGAAGCAGGTCGTGTGCGTGAAGGGCTGA
- a CDS encoding YnfA family protein: MVIARSVALFVLAALFEIGGAWLVWQGVREHRGWVWIGAGVVALGAYGFVATFQPDAHFGRILAAYGGIFVAGSIAWGMAADGYRPDRWDVSGALICLAGMAVIMYAPRDG, from the coding sequence ATGGTCATCGCCCGGTCCGTCGCCCTGTTCGTGCTCGCCGCGCTGTTCGAGATCGGTGGGGCCTGGCTGGTGTGGCAGGGGGTGCGGGAGCACCGGGGGTGGGTGTGGATCGGGGCCGGGGTGGTGGCGCTGGGGGCGTACGGGTTCGTGGCGACGTTCCAGCCGGACGCGCACTTCGGGCGGATCCTCGCCGCGTACGGCGGGATCTTCGTCGCCGGGTCGATCGCCTGGGGGATGGCCGCGGACGGCTACCGGCCCGACCGCTGGGACGTGTCGGGCGCGCTGATCTGCCTCGCGGGCATGGCGGTGATCATGTATGCGCCGCGCGACGGGTGA
- a CDS encoding ester cyclase produces the protein MGQARELMDQLTEALTTHQDPKTVANLFAEDAVAHTPDGGEIHGRDDIAEYWRQMTDAMPEATYESLASFEVGDTAIDEGIFSGTNTGPIAFPDGTSIPATQKDIRMRGVDFATVRDGQITSYRLYFDQLDFLNQLGLLPEELAQPS, from the coding sequence CTGATGGACCAGCTCACCGAGGCGCTCACCACACACCAGGACCCCAAGACCGTCGCGAACCTCTTCGCGGAGGACGCGGTGGCCCACACCCCCGACGGCGGAGAGATCCACGGGCGGGACGACATAGCCGAGTACTGGCGCCAGATGACGGACGCCATGCCCGAGGCCACCTACGAGTCGCTCGCCTCGTTCGAGGTCGGCGACACCGCCATCGACGAGGGAATCTTCAGCGGCACGAACACCGGCCCGATCGCCTTCCCCGACGGAACGTCCATCCCCGCGACCCAGAAGGACATCAGGATGCGCGGCGTGGACTTCGCCACCGTCCGGGACGGGCAGATCACCAGCTACCGGCTCTACTTCGACCAGCTGGACTTCCTGAACCAGCTCGGCCTGCTGCCGGAGGAGCTGGCCCAGCCGTCGTAG